A window of Chryseobacterium sp. IHB B 17019 genomic DNA:
TACCCTAAACCAAAACGGATATAAAGTTGAGGTAATAATGATTACGGAAAACATCCCGATCAGAGCTACTAAAGCCAAGGAATGCAATGCCGGATGTTTTGCAAAAACAAGTGATCCGATAGAAAGAATAGTTGTGAAAACCGCAAGGATAATAGAAATTCTATAAGTAGGAAGCTCATTTTTCCCTGTAGTATGTTCCTTTTGCATGGCCTGAGTAAGAAAAATACTGAAATCATCTCCTACCCCGAAAACCAGCGTACAAACTACCGTACTGAAAATATTTAATTCTAATCCCAAAAAATACAGAATCCCCGCTGTCACAACCCCCGTCAATACAATCGGGAACATGGTAAGGATGGTAAGCTCAAAATTCCTGAAGAAAACAATGATCGTCAAAATAATCGCTAAAAGAGAATAATTAATTAAAGTATTAAAATCTCTTTTTAATAAGCCTAAAAAGTTTTCATTCATTTGCTGGCGGTCAATCGCAAGAGCATCGTGATTTTTTTCAACATCTTTGATGAAGGTATCCCTTTTTTTATCATCAACTTTTACGACATTCGAAACGGTGAAAAAGCCATTTTCGTTGCTTAAAAACTCTGAAACCTGTAAAGCTTTTACTGCTGAGTAGTCTTTTAAGCTTAGCGCAGTATAATTTTTATTCAAATTTTCATTAAACTGATCAAAAGCGGAGCTGTTGAACCCGAATCTGGAGCCGTTATCAATCAGTTCGGAGATTGTCCGGTTCTTTTTATTGTTGTCCCAGAATTTTTTCCATGCTTCGATCTTTTTTTGTTGATCTTTTTCAGATAAAACAACGTTTCCAAGAGAATTATAACTTAAAATTTTCCCTTCTCGTTTTTCTTTTTCCAAAAATTGGCTTAATTGTGAGTTTCTGGCCAACGCTTCTTCTTCTGAATTCCCGTAAGAAATCGTGTAGATGGATTTTGAAGTGATGTCTGAAAGTTTCTGAAGTTTTGCTTCGCTGATTTTTAAATCTTTTGGAATATAATTTAAATCACCAATATCTTCATTAAAACCAACATGTCTGAAACCAAAAATACATGCCACAATAATAATTGAACAGACAATGATCAACGGTTTGTTTTTTTCGTAAGGATAAGAACCTATTTTGTCAATAAAATTTGCCTTCGGGCTGTGTTCTTCTTCCTTTGGTTTGTAGAGTTGAGGTACGATAATCAGTGCAGTAATTGAGGATAAAATAACGGTAATCGCAGCAAAAAGTCCCAGATCTTTCAACGCTTCCGAACGCACAAAAATCAGGCACAGAAATGAAACTGCAGTCGTCACGCTGCTTAAAATAATAGGTTTTGTAATTTCTTTGTAAAGCTCTTCAATATTATTATTGTGCTTGTAATGGGTAAGAATATGGAGAGCATAATCAATCGTAATTCCTATAAGAATGGCGCCGACACTTAGTGAAATGGCGGAAATTTTATCTTTAATAAAGTACAAGATCAAAAGGGCAAGCAAAACCGAGAACACGGTCGGCAAAAATACAATGATCGGCGTAAAAAAGTTCCTGAAATAGTAGATCAGCAAGATCAAAAGTACCGTCATGGAAATCATCACCGTATTTTGAATGTCTTTTTTGATCTGTTGGGCATTGGCAACGGCAATGACCGGCGAACCAAAATAGCTGATCTCAGTTTTTCCTTTGAATTTTTTATTAATTCCGTCCTTTATAGTATTAAGCTGGTTGATAAAGTATTCGTTGCTTTTGGTATCGTTGCTTTTATTTTTCGGGTCGAGGAAAAGCAGGAGGTTTTTGCCGTCTTTGGTGACGATATAGTTGTCTTCAAGCTTGAAATCTTTATTGACATTAAGAGCATTCAGTTTTTTGATCCCTAAAAAAGTGATTCCGAGCGGGTCTTTTTTAATAAATTCTTTGGTTACCAGGCTTGTAGGCGAAACTAATGAAACATAATTGTTTTCAACCTGTTTTGCAATGCTATCTTTTTGAAGTTTCCTTTCAATTTCCTTATAATCGTTCTCATCTAAGAATAAGGGAAGGTTTTGATTCACAAAATCGAAAGTTTCTGAGATTTCATTGTCATTAATTTTTCCCTGAACAGAGCCGATGTATTTTTGTAAAGGCTCAATTTTATTTAAAAAAGTATCTGCCGTTTCCGATAGCAGAAAACTGTCTTCATTGGATTTGTTTTCAATAATGACAATAATTTTATCAGAAAAATTAAGCTGCTTCAATACTTTTGCCGTAAGATCAGATTTTTCATTTTTGGGAATTATCTGATTGATATCTTCTTCAAAATTAATTTTTGAAGCAAAGAAACCGCATAAAACAGCTATTCCGACTGCAAAAAGTACAGACAAAAGCTTATTTTTAGCGATCAGATAATATAAAAATATAAAGAAGCGATGCATGACATTGTAAAATCAAGTTTGCAAATTTAATTTTTTCATTATTACTTTAAAAAGATTTAACAATAAGTTTTGTCTGAAAATCAATAAAATATTCTAGGTGGAATGAAAAAAACTTCTACTTTTGCAAAAGTTCCCGATTGATGAAATACATTTTAAAGCAAAAATTACCTAAGTAATATAGCTTAGATTTTGATATGTTTAAAATATTTGATGAAAAAATAAACGGATTTTTATTTGTAATAGTTCTTCCGCTTTTGTTGTTTGCGATGTCTTATTATGGGTTCGAATCATCTTATACGAGATTAAAGACTTCCGAAAGACCTCCGGCGTTTTTATTCAGTTCCGTGTATGCTTACAGGGTAATTCCTAATTACCTTAGTGTACAGATGACTGATATGATGGAATATCTTTTGAATCATCCGCTTTCTTCTTTTAAGAATTTTTTTTCCAAAAACGGAACACCTTTTTATCATGGGCTTTTCGTGATGAACAGCTTTTTCTTTATTTTGTGTTCTCTGATACTCAATTCTATTTTTAAACTTAATGCTTCAGAATTTCTTCGGAATAATAATGTAAGGAGAATTATTCATCTGCTGTCGGTTTTCTTTATTGTGATTACACAGTATGCTCCAACGAATTGTGATACCATTGCATTGTTTTGTTATCTGGCAGGTGTTTTTTTAACATTTAAATATTCATTAACCCAGAAAAAATCATACTATTATATACTGATAGCCCTAATTATTGTGTCAACCTTTGTAAGGGAAACTGCATGTCTTAATATTGCTTTTTTTGCTGCTGTTTTCTTTAACTTTAATGATTTAAAAGAAAAAAAATATAAATTTATCTGGCAGATTATTCCTTTGGTTATTGCATTTCTTGTTCCTTATTTAGGGTTGAGAAAAATGATTACGCAGGAAGAAACGACTTTTGTAGAGGGCTTTTATATTAATAGAAATTTTGGAAGCCCGTTTAATTTGGCCGGACTGTTTTTTGCAATTATTGTTTTGAACTTTATTTATCAAATGTGCATAAATGAAGAGAATAAAAATGTATTGAAAAAATATCTTTTTTTCTCAATGCCTTATCTTATTATGATCACTTTAGTGGGGCTGTTCTGGGAGGTGAGACTTTTTCTGCCTCTTATTCTTACGGCAATTATTGTGGCGCTTTATCAATTTAAAAATTCAAAAATCAAGGCATGAATTTACTGCACCCATATTATATTATAGCGATTGTTTACATGCTATTTTTCAGTATCCAGGAGGTTTTTGGCAACAAAGTTGAAAAGAAATGGTTTTGGTTTTTAGCAATTTATCTAATACTTATTGTAGGACTTCGTGATAATGTAGGACCGGATTATGGTAGTTATCGAGGGATTTATATTTATTCTGATACCAAGGAATATATTAATATTTTTAGAAAAGCACTGCATATAGAAGGTTCGGAAAATGTAGAAATAGAATGGTTGTATGCGCTGATTAATAAGATTTTACTGAATATATTTAATGCTCCGTTTTATATAGTTACCCTTGTTGTAGCAACTTTTGCGATGATCTTTAAGGTAGAATATACGGAAGACAATACATTTTATCCTTTTACCTTTACTTTATTTATGTTTATCCCGAACTTTTTCATTGGTGAAAGTGGGCAGATAAGGCAGAATTTAGGAACTTTTGTAATTTATTTTGCGATACGGTACATAAAGGAAAGAAAGTTGCTTCCCTATCTTTTTTGGGTCTTTATAGCTACGGGAATACATAATGTTTGTTATTTATTTTTACCAATGTATTGGCTTGTAAAGCTTCCTTTAAACAGGACGACTATGCTTGTTTTAATTTTAGGATCTGTTTTCCTTTCACCTTTTGAGGTTTATAGAGTTTTTGGGGATTTTCTGGGTAATTTAACAGCAGACAGTATGCTTGTTGAAGGATTTAATGGATATATTGACGAGACAGCTGAAAGATTAAACGGTGGATTTGGTATTCCTGAGGCAATGATGGCTATCCTTACTTTTTTCCTGTTTACCTTCGATAAAAAAATGGAGGAGAAATATCCATATTATGAGTATCATAAGGTATTTGCAGTATTTGGAATATGTATGTATTTTATCTTTAGAAACAATCCCGTATTCTCGTCCAGGATGGCAGGAGCATTTATCGGTTTTGCTTATGTGATTATTCCTAATGCGATGTATGTAGTTTCCTCAAATGGGAAGAAATTAATATACAGCTTTATTATTTCGTTGGTAATTTTCAATTTCGTTGTTTTTGCCAGCTTCCGAAACATTGTCGCAGGTAAATTTACAATTGACTTGTATAAGAATCATATTTTGCCGTAATAAACTTCAGCATTAAATCCGTAATTTATTATTTAAGTCTACAATTATATATTAGTATATTGAGCTTAAAAAATAATTGTAGAAGACTGATAAAAGTTCTATATTTACAAAAATTTAAAAAACACATTTTAATGAAAAATTTTAACTAAGATTTATTAGCTATTTCTTGATTTCTAATTTAGAAAAATTCTTCCACACCTTTAATACCTTAGAAAATATGTAGGTCTTTTGATTAATTATTGGTTAATCGAATAACCCGTTATATTCTTTATAATTAATAAACATAAAAACACGTATGAAAAAAAAATCTATTTCTAAGATTTTTACTGCAATACTCTGTATTGCTTCCGTTCATGCTACTGCTAACTTACCGTCAGCACCGGGTAATTCAGGTAGAGCATTGAGCAAAATGGCAGGCAACTATCTGCCGCCATATCTTTACAACCTTGATTCAAATATCGTCATTCAACAAAATGTGAATGAGAAGGGATTGGTAGTGCTAGAAGGTAAATTGACAAAGTCTTTCTTAAACGACCATGTAAGATTATCAGTCAAGTATAAAGATTCCCAGGGAAATTGGGTTACTGGCTGGTGTAAAATGCTATATTCTTACAATCAGTACAATGAAACTGTTAAAGCCAGTTTTGAACTTCCTGCATCCGTACAAAGCTCATATGATTTGAAAGTTGAGCTTAGTTCCGATACAAATCTTACAGACTTTAATACGATCGTCTGGAATAAATCCATACAACATTATAAGTTTGGAGATTACGCCGCTACAAATTGCGACCTTGACGAAAATGAATACACCATTCTTTTAACTCCCAAAAAAGAAGGAACACTTATTACGGATCCAAGTGGTAAGGTAACGGGTGTGAAAGATAGAGTAACTTCGGTTTATTCGTGGAACAAGATCGGAAATGTTCAAATGGATAATAAAAAGGATGATGTTGTCTTTTCTCCTGCCTCTCCCGCCTCTCTTATTGATAATTCTGGTGTGAAATCCATTAAAATGGTCAATCAGGGAACAGCAAGTAATATTCTTGGCTCAACTCCGGAATATATTTATAATAATATAGCAGGTCATCCAACACCGTATTTATACAGTTATAATGATCCCGTTTATATGTTTGCAGGTAAATTTTCCATCAACGGACTAATGCTGAAATTCAGCAAGTGGGAAGGTGAAACAAACGGGTTAGGATATCATGATTTCACAAATCCTACTCAGCTTCAGAGTAAGTATTTTAATACATTGAATACCATTCATAAAAAGCTTTCCGAGTTTATCACAGATCAGGAACCAATTGTAGTTGTTTCAAGTCAGGCCACTGGATTAAGGGTTTATAAAAACAATGGCTCGTTCATTACCTTAACTGCTGATAGTAATTATGGAGCTGCATTCTTCGGATATGGAAATGATCAGGCAGGAGCAAGAAGAGGTCCCGGATCTGAAAATTTAATTATTTCAAATACTCCGGAAATGACGTTCTACGGAATGGGTGCACTTCGGAATGATGCCACAACAACTTCACAATCTATACGATCTTTACAGGATATACAAAGCGAGATTGCTAAGTTTATTAATTATGTGGGAATTTTTGATACAGCTTTAGATACGGGAGAGTGTTCTAATGGATGCTATAGCCTAAAAGCTGGGGCTATTCCTGATAATAATAGCATCGCTGACTGGACCAAGGCACCAAATAGCTATATTTTTGTTCCCAATCAAGAAAATGACGGATTATATATACCCGTAAAGAAAGCATATGTTATGTGGAGAAATGGAGCACATATGGGTGGAGGGTCTATTCCTGATGGAAATATTACAGCAGATGTTTATTGGGAAGATGTTCCTGGTTTAATTAAGTCTAAGACAAATTATGCATTAGAAATTATAGGTCTTGGTGAAAACGCAAAAATTAAAGTTCCTATTAATAAGTCCAAAGAAGGAAATGCAGTAATAGCACTTAGAGGTTCTGACGGCCAGATTTACTGGTCATGGCATATTTGGGTAACAGATGACCCGCGTAACGGAACAAAATATAAAAGTTTTGACGGTGTAACAAGGCAAAGAAATGACGGTACAATAGAACCTATCCCTACTTCAGATTGGGGTTGGATGGATCGAAACTTAGGAGCTTTAACAGGTACAATTACGTCTGATGATTGGAATAGATCAGGTGGATTACTTTATCAATGGGGTAGGAAAGATCCACAACCACCTCTGCAGCATAAAAATGATTTTTATGAAGTTACTGGTACAGTGGGGAGAATCAGACATCAGGCATTTATAGATAATACTAATAGTACTACATGGCAGAAAATAAATACATTTTCAAAATATATAAAATTATCAAATGCAAATGTTCAGAATAACATCCGTTTTGCGGTTAATAATCCGTTGGGGCTTATTTATATAAATAAAGATGATAATTCCGGACAAGCATATTATAAAACGGGTAGCGCAGATAATTTAAACGCCCCAATAAACTGGTTCGGAACATCTTCTGCTTTACCAGCAAACAGATTAAGTGAATTAAATTTATGGTCTGATAATTCACAAGGACTTACTATTGTTAATTATAACGAAAACATTGCAGCGGCACCATATAGGGATAAGTCATCTTATGATCCATGTCCAAATGGATGGAGAATTCCTTCTATGTTGGTAGCAAATTTGGCAGAAGATGTAAGGCTGGATTTTAGTCCGTTTGGTATTAAGAATACGATAAAACTTAATCAACTTGATTATGATGAAAATGCGAATGGTATAAAAACATATCACTATAAAATAAAACCTAATGATTTTAATGTTCCTGATTATTTTAAAGGCTTTAAGGTTTATTCAAATTTTGGTATTGATATGTCGAATGTAGGAGGCAACAATATGGGAATATTTCCTGGCAATGGAGCTATTCTACGAAATTATCATGTGGGTCAATATACTGATCAGCATCATGTTGGAATCTGGACTTCTACAATGCATAAAGCTGCTGTAAATAATGTGCCAGTAACCGGAGCGGCATCTTTAAGTATGATTCCGGATAAAGATCAACCCTATGTAATAGATCCTAATCTGCCCAATGTAACTGGGATATTTTGGTATAATCCTATGTATAGTGCGACAACACAGGATGCAGCTGCTTGTAGATGTATCAAAGACCCATTATATATAGTAAATCAATATGATTTTCCAACAGAATTTTTTAATGATGAAGTAGAATATATTACCGGAATAAGCAATCCTAACAGTTACAATATCGTTAAATCTTCTACAGTTTCGGAATTAAATATCCCTATTAGTAAAGCGTTTTCTGTTCAAAGTCAATTATTAAATAATAAAGAGATTTTGAATTCGCTTAATTTTAATAATCTTAGAGTAAATGTTTTGTGGACGGATAATAAAAACTTAATAAGTCAGATCAAACTTTCTAATATAAGTCCATCATCATTGAATGATATTTCAACTACAAATATTAATGTAAAAATAGCGGCTAATCAGGCTGGTAACGCTGTAATAACCTTACGTAACGGCAGTACTGCTAATCCTGTTTACTGGAGCTGGCATATATGGGTGACTAATACAAATGTTGAGACCATAAAGTATACGACTGACAAGCCAGTTAATGAGGCTCCTAATTATGTAAATTATATAAAACAAGGAAGAATATTAGAAACCGAATTTATGGATAGAAATCTTGGAGCTCAGGATATGATGCCTGGCGTTTCAGGAACTCC
This region includes:
- a CDS encoding MMPL family transporter, yielding MSVLFAVGIAVLCGFFASKINFEEDINQIIPKNEKSDLTAKVLKQLNFSDKIIVIIENKSNEDSFLLSETADTFLNKIEPLQKYIGSVQGKINDNEISETFDFVNQNLPLFLDENDYKEIERKLQKDSIAKQVENNYVSLVSPTSLVTKEFIKKDPLGITFLGIKKLNALNVNKDFKLEDNYIVTKDGKNLLLFLDPKNKSNDTKSNEYFINQLNTIKDGINKKFKGKTEISYFGSPVIAVANAQQIKKDIQNTVMISMTVLLILLIYYFRNFFTPIIVFLPTVFSVLLALLILYFIKDKISAISLSVGAILIGITIDYALHILTHYKHNNNIEELYKEITKPIILSSVTTAVSFLCLIFVRSEALKDLGLFAAITVILSSITALIIVPQLYKPKEEEHSPKANFIDKIGSYPYEKNKPLIIVCSIIIVACIFGFRHVGFNEDIGDLNYIPKDLKISEAKLQKLSDITSKSIYTISYGNSEEEALARNSQLSQFLEKEKREGKILSYNSLGNVVLSEKDQQKKIEAWKKFWDNNKKNRTISELIDNGSRFGFNSSAFDQFNENLNKNYTALSLKDYSAVKALQVSEFLSNENGFFTVSNVVKVDDKKRDTFIKDVEKNHDALAIDRQQMNENFLGLLKRDFNTLINYSLLAIILTIIVFFRNFELTILTMFPIVLTGVVTAGILYFLGLELNIFSTVVCTLVFGVGDDFSIFLTQAMQKEHTTGKNELPTYRISIILAVFTTILSIGSLVFAKHPALHSLALVALIGMFSVIIITSTLYPFWFRVLIINRAKKGLSPITFRLLLNSIISFLYYGLGGMIFSAIGSIFVKNSKGRTLDFIKLILAKFLTSVLYSNPFVKKRVIKNPKEDFSRPAVIIANHTSFLDTLALAMSNHKIIYLVNDWVYNSPVFGKLVRALGFYPVSQGIENGMDKLKEKIEQGYSLVVFPEAERSYTNDVKRFHKGAFYLAERFGLDILPLYIHGNSEVLPKGDFIIYDGAITVKVGDRINKDDVSFGKNYSERTKKINAYFREEFAKLRSSLEDENYFKKKLFLSFLYKDNEVVKEMKEDFKANKSAYFELNRHIPKDANILHFADDFGQKDVLLTLQEAGRRIFTFIKNEEKRTIAQQNYIVKRRKINYIKDLTEINKSIDVLLISDENFNSGEITELPETIALLNIQNNPFENRNYELKFSSESLKIFKTR
- a CDS encoding T9SS type A sorting domain-containing protein, producing the protein MKKKSISKIFTAILCIASVHATANLPSAPGNSGRALSKMAGNYLPPYLYNLDSNIVIQQNVNEKGLVVLEGKLTKSFLNDHVRLSVKYKDSQGNWVTGWCKMLYSYNQYNETVKASFELPASVQSSYDLKVELSSDTNLTDFNTIVWNKSIQHYKFGDYAATNCDLDENEYTILLTPKKEGTLITDPSGKVTGVKDRVTSVYSWNKIGNVQMDNKKDDVVFSPASPASLIDNSGVKSIKMVNQGTASNILGSTPEYIYNNIAGHPTPYLYSYNDPVYMFAGKFSINGLMLKFSKWEGETNGLGYHDFTNPTQLQSKYFNTLNTIHKKLSEFITDQEPIVVVSSQATGLRVYKNNGSFITLTADSNYGAAFFGYGNDQAGARRGPGSENLIISNTPEMTFYGMGALRNDATTTSQSIRSLQDIQSEIAKFINYVGIFDTALDTGECSNGCYSLKAGAIPDNNSIADWTKAPNSYIFVPNQENDGLYIPVKKAYVMWRNGAHMGGGSIPDGNITADVYWEDVPGLIKSKTNYALEIIGLGENAKIKVPINKSKEGNAVIALRGSDGQIYWSWHIWVTDDPRNGTKYKSFDGVTRQRNDGTIEPIPTSDWGWMDRNLGALTGTITSDDWNRSGGLLYQWGRKDPQPPLQHKNDFYEVTGTVGRIRHQAFIDNTNSTTWQKINTFSKYIKLSNANVQNNIRFAVNNPLGLIYINKDDNSGQAYYKTGSADNLNAPINWFGTSSALPANRLSELNLWSDNSQGLTIVNYNENIAAAPYRDKSSYDPCPNGWRIPSMLVANLAEDVRLDFSPFGIKNTIKLNQLDYDENANGIKTYHYKIKPNDFNVPDYFKGFKVYSNFGIDMSNVGGNNMGIFPGNGAILRNYHVGQYTDQHHVGIWTSTMHKAAVNNVPVTGAASLSMIPDKDQPYVIDPNLPNVTGIFWYNPMYSATTQDAAACRCIKDPLYIVNQYDFPTEFFNDEVEYITGISNPNSYNIVKSSTVSELNIPISKAFSVQSQLLNNKEILNSLNFNNLRVNVLWTDNKNLISQIKLSNISPSSLNDISTTNINVKIAANQAGNAVITLRNGSTANPVYWSWHIWVTNTNVETIKYTTDKPVNEAPNYVNYIKQGRILETEFMDRNLGAQDMMPGVSGTPSSADLAKIRLSGGLHYQWGRKDPIPPFINIGGSTYNIYLGNVDDNGNITYPTTLSSAAYDAGYIVESNVYRNSSNANILAVDNIFEKISKVLAYSVKNPLVFMKPSNKQPYKAGATNGSDWLTNETNIAPDRWGRGGNKSPFDPCPEGWRIPDVTSIAQEIKTFGATPFYKKGIIENASYKFTTEYLGRGFSYSGHWAFIFDNAAYKIGNYSIAGIRGARTVTGSSTSVINSNVDRGYFRIWMAGLSYSYGRPMSLGGDVSYSTLQPYEDNNDPYFGASCRCVKIKTDGANEAGPVPRLQVTTTSTAKASNVLAKAIIEEKVAQNKLELFPNPVKSILYIKGNDKVKEYHYQVYNMSGQLVRSGKFENEQTDLSSLITGAYLIRINDSETLAKIIKE
- a CDS encoding EpsG family protein codes for the protein MNLLHPYYIIAIVYMLFFSIQEVFGNKVEKKWFWFLAIYLILIVGLRDNVGPDYGSYRGIYIYSDTKEYINIFRKALHIEGSENVEIEWLYALINKILLNIFNAPFYIVTLVVATFAMIFKVEYTEDNTFYPFTFTLFMFIPNFFIGESGQIRQNLGTFVIYFAIRYIKERKLLPYLFWVFIATGIHNVCYLFLPMYWLVKLPLNRTTMLVLILGSVFLSPFEVYRVFGDFLGNLTADSMLVEGFNGYIDETAERLNGGFGIPEAMMAILTFFLFTFDKKMEEKYPYYEYHKVFAVFGICMYFIFRNNPVFSSRMAGAFIGFAYVIIPNAMYVVSSNGKKLIYSFIISLVIFNFVVFASFRNIVAGKFTIDLYKNHILP